A stretch of DNA from Bacteroidales bacterium:
ATTCGCCGGCAAAAGAAGTGTACAGATCGAAAAGGTTTTGCCCATCGTGCATATAGAGCACGGGATAATCCTTTCCTGATGTTTCATAATCGGGGGGAAGGTACAACCAGATGCGACGTGTACGGTTGAGTTGCGGCATAAAAAACGCATTGTCCATGATCACCACATTTTCTGCTGCCGTAGTCCCCGGTCCGCCAAGGTCTTCCCAACTCAGGATGGTTAGCAACAAGGTGTCTTGAGTACCGAAAGTGAATGTCCGGTTGGGCAGGTACCCGCCTGTTTCGTTTCCCTCCACTGTTGCCCAGCTTCCACGGGTAAATTTAAACTGTATAGTTCCTGTGCCGTTGATCACAATCTGGGGTTGCCCGTTTGTGTTGGATTGAAGGATGAAGGTTGCATTTCCCGGGTCCCAGCCGTTGAAACTTCCAGCTATGAAAATGTTATCCTCCGGTGGAGTATTGGCCGGTATCGAAGTCACAATCATGGTTACCTCTGCAGCCCTGGCAAAAAGCACTATGAGGAACATGAACAAAAGAAAGAAAAAGTTTTTCATGGCGTGTGTATGATTATTTGCTATCCATAAATTTGGACAAAAGTACGGAAAAAGGATGTAACTGATTTCTCCAACAGAAGGTCAGGGTGCTTGTAATTTCAAGACTACGTTTTACAACACTGAATTGGTGAAAACAAAATTGTATGCGATGTGAAAAGCGATTCTTCATCTGTGGATGACTTTCAAGATGAAAGGATTGCAAAATGAGTGTTTCAAATACAATATGAAAAATGACAAGGTCAGGTTTCCCGCCCTCTGTTTTCATCAAGTCCAGCCTGCTATTGCCAAGCTCAAAAAGCACAACTGAAAATCAATATTTATTCTTTCACATTCAAATGCAGTCTGATTTTTTCCAAATTTTTCAATCAATCGCAGCTCTGAACTAACTTTTTCTACTTTTGTGCTCGTGCAGAATGTCATAAATCATGCTTCAGCACTCTGTTTCGGGGAAATTAATCATTAAATCTTTCATATGAAACGGCTCTTTTTCTTCGTGTTATCTTTTCAACTTTTTGTAAACGGGGGATTACTGTCTCAAAACCCTCAGATTATGGTTCAGATGAGGCACAGTGATGAGGTGAATTCAGCGGTGTTTGCTCCCGACGGCAGGGCTGTAGTTTCGGGATCAGCTGATAACACGGTCAAAATCTGGGACACCAAAACCGGATACCAGACAGATACTTTAAACATCAGGTTGTATGTATCCACTGTGGCGGTTACACCTGACGGCTCAAAAATCCTGGTAAGCACTTCGCGTAACCTTATTGTACTTGATTACGAATCTAAGAAAACGTTATTCAAAATCCCGGACCTTAAGAGTGCAGTCCATATTCATTGTTCAGCCGACAGCAAATATGCTGTATTGTCTTGTACAGATGATGTGAGCAGAATTGTGGACCTGGAGGCAGGCAGGGTGGTTTCACAACTTTATTATGAATATGTGGAATGCTCGGTTTTTTCGCCGGATATGAAATACCTTGTAATTTGTGGCGTCAATCGAATTAACGGTGGACTGGGGATACCTGATCTTTATGACATTGAACTTATCCGGGCGCCAAAAAAGATTGGAACACTTGGGTTTGATAACTGCCATGCAGTAACCTTCTCACCTGATGGCAAGTACCTGGCTGCGGGAACTCACAATGGTGCAATTATGATCTACAATATGAAGAGTAAGAAAAAGGAGGGACGAAAGATCGGCAATCATTCTCCAAATAAGGATTATTATGTCAGTTGCATAAGTTTCACGAAAGATGGAAAATACCTGATTTCGGGCTCACAGGATCATACAATAAAAATATGGGATCCTTTAACTGGTAACCTGATCAGAACACTGGATGACTTTACCGATGATATTAACTCAATAGATATATCACCTGATTCAAAGAAGATGATTTCCACGTCCTTCGAAAATGTGATCAGGTATTGGGATATTGAATCAGGAAAAGAAGAACAGGTATTTAAATCGGAGGCCTCGGTGGTTTATGCAGTGGATATTTCGCCCGATGAAAAGTTTTTCATTGCCGGGTGCGGGGATAAGACGGTCAAACTATTCGACAACTATTACGGGAACCTTGTAAGAGTAATGGAAGGGCACAAGTACCTGGTGAAATTTGCCTGTTATTCACCCGATGGCAAATATATTTTAAGCGCTTCAACAGATAAAATTACAGATGATTATCAGGGCGATGTAATTCTGTGGGATGCAGCATCCGGACAACAATTAAAATATTTCACCTGCTCAGGCAGTGTTAACTCAATTGATTTTTCACCGGACTCAAAGCAGTTCCTGGTCTATGATTTTAACCCATTTGTTTATAACGTTTTAAACGGTGAACAAAAATCTTTGAATTTTTCTGACCTGGCAGCCTGGATGCCTGATTCAAAAACAATTTTGGTGGCCATGAATACCAGCTCAGAAAACCTGCGGCTAAGAATTATGGACCCGGTTTCGGGCAACATCCTGAAAACAATGTACGACTTAGGTTCTGGCGGTATTACCTCGCTATTTTTATCGCACGACAGGAAATTTGCTGCCATAACTTCTGACAATAAGCTCACTGTCTTTAATACAGCAAGCGGCAAAGTCGTTTCAACCCTCGACATAGATTCCTATTATGCCCGATCCATTGCTTTTTCATACGATGCTTCCCTGCTTGCTGTTACATCCTTTAAAAGAGTTGATTTCTGGGAAATTGCAACAGCTACAAAAATCAGAAGTATCGGGCTTCATCAGAATTTTGTGGAATCCATCAAGCTAAGCAAGGATGGTAAAACAATGCTGACCGGTTCGCAGGATGGAACCATCAGAAAAACCAACCTGACCAACGACCGGTCAATCGCTTTTATCGGCGACGGCACAGGGAAGGAGTGGATCATGTTTGACAATGACGGATTCTGGGACGCTTCAACAAGGGTGGGAAGTCTGGCTACACTTAATATTCCGGGTAAAATTGCAGGGGTGGATCAGTTTGCTGCATGGACCAACCGACCGGATAAAATTTTTGAAAAATTTGGTCTGCGAGACCAGGAATTGATCACCCATTACAAAAATCAATACCTGAAACGTCTGAAAAGGCAGGGACTCAATGAAAGTCAGCAAACTGACCTTTCTGACATTCCGGTTACAGAAATTAACGAGATGACTCAAAACGGGAAAAATGTTACTTTAACGTTTTCATTTACAGACAACTCGAATGCGATCACTTCGTACAACATTTTTATGAATGATGTACCGGTTTTTGGGGCAAAAGGAAAACTGTTGGCTGATAACCGGACTGCTATTGTTGAGGTTGTTGAGCTGACTGCAGGCGAAAATAAAATTGAAGTCTCATGCACCAACAGCCGCGGGATTGAAAGCTACCGGGCATTAACATCAGCAAAATACGAGGGTGAAGTGGCCAAAAACCTTTATTTTATTGGGTTTGGTGTGTCGAGGTATCAATTTTCTGAATTAAACCTGAAATATGCCGACAAAGACGCCACCGACCTCGAAAAAGTGATGCAGGGAATGAAGGGTAAAGGTTTTGAAAATGTATTCACAATGACGCTTTTAAATGAAGATGTGACGCCGGCGGCGATCAAAAAAGCAAAGGAATTTGTACAAAATGCAAAACCCGACGACACCTTTGTCCTGTTTATTGCCGGCCATGGTATGCACGACAAAGACGCCGACGCCACCTATTATTATCTGACTTCCAATGCCGACCTCAATAACCTGAAAAACACCGCTGCCGATTTCGAAACCATCGAAGACTTGTTGCAGGGGATTCCTCCCCGCAACAAACTTTTCCTCATGGATGCCTGCGAAAGTGGTGAAATGGATGAAGAATTCCAAACCAGCCAGATTGCCCAGGCTGACCTGAAATGGATGCAATCACGCGGTATGAAAAGGATCGAAACGAAATCAACCGTGCAGCCAACCCAATCATCAGGCCGCAGCTATCTTGCACAGAAAGACCGCTTCATTTACAACGATTTGATCCGCCGAAGCGGCGCCATCGTCTTTTCCTCTTCAAAAGGAGGGGAACTGAGTTATGAACGCAGCGATATCGAAAACGGGTTGTTTACCGAATATATTCTAAAAGCCTTTACTACTGACGTAGCCGATACCGACAGCAATGGCCTGGTCAGTACCAGTGAATTGAGGGATTATGTTTCAGCGCAGGTGGCTCAAAGTAGCGGTAACCTTCAGCATCCGACCGTTGACAGGGATAATATATTCCAGAAGTTTGATTTTCAGGTGACAAAATAAGCAGAGTTGAGGTTGACTTCACAAACACAATTGTCATTTAATTTGCCGAAAAAACTAACTTTGCAGGAATTAAAACACCGCAATTCATTCACTAAATTGAAATAACAATGTTTAAACCAGAAGTTTACAAACAACGGCGCGATGCGCTGAAAGCTAAAATGAACAGGGGAATCGCCTTCTTTCCCGGAAATGAAGAATCGCCGATGAACTATGCTGCCAACACGTTTCACTACCGCCAGGACAGCACGTTTCTTTATTTTTTCGGTCTCGATATGCCCGGTCTTGCCGGTGTGATTGACCTTGACGAAGGAAAAGATTACATTTTCGGAAATGATGTGGAAATCGAAGATATCATCTGGATGGGACCACAGCCATTGATGAAAGACAACGCCATGAAGGTGGGAGTAGAGCACGTTTACCCGCATTCCGAACTTGGTAATTTTCTCAAAAAAGCAATGAATCAGGGCAGAACAATTCATTACATCCCCCAATACCGCCCGGATAACAAAATCCTGCTGGAGTCGCTCACAGGAATCAAAATTGCTGACCAGAAAGAGCGCGCTTCAGTTCCCTTGATCAAAGCTATTGTTGATCTGAGGAACATTAAGGATGAAAATGAGATCGCAGAATTGGAGAAAGCTGCAGCCATCGGTTACGACATGCATGTGTTATCAATGAAAATGGCCAAACCGGGCATCCTCGAACGCGAAATAGCCGGCGCCATCGAAGGATTGGCACTATCGGGAGGCGCCAGCGTTTCGTTCCCAATAATATTGTCGCAAAATGGAGAAACCCTCCACAACCACGATCACAGCCAGGTATTACAGGCCGGTCGCCTCATGATTACTGATGCCGGTGCAGAAACAACGATGCATTATGCCAGCGATTTTACCCGGACAATACCAGTTGGCGGAAAATTTTCGCCCAAACAACGGGATATTTACCAGATTGTACTCGACGCCAACAATGCAGCTACTGCTGCTATCAAACCCGGGGTTACCTACCAGAGTATCCATCTGCTGGCCGCACGCGTGATTGCTTCCGGTCTGAAAAATGTCGGACTGATGATGGGTGATGTGGATGAAGCGGTGCGTCAGGGTGCGCACGCGATGTTCTTCCCTCACGGTCTCGGTCACATGATGGGACTGGATGTGCACGATATGGAAAACTACGGCGAAGACTTCGTTGGTTACGACGAGGAAACCAAACGGATAAAACAGTTCGGAACGGCCTACCTCAGGCTGGGACGCAGATTGCAAAAAGGTTTTGTTCTTACCAATGAGCCGGGAATTTATTTTATACCCGCGCTCATCGCACAATGGAAAAATGAAGGTAAGTTCAGGGAATTTATCAACTACAGCAAGGCTGAAGAGTACATTGGATTTGGAGGAATCAGGATCGAGGACGATATTCTTGTAACCGAAACAGGCAGCCAGTTGATCGGGAAAAGAATCCCGGTCACTGTGGAAGAAATTGAAGCTACGATGCGCGGGTAAGTTTTACTTGGCATTTTAGAACGAAACGACAATAATAAAATAAATGGCAAAGACGACATTTTGGGACGTAATCGAAAAGACTGTTGAGAAAGTTGGAACACCACTTTCTGCAAAAGAAATTTGGGACAAGGCAAATGAACTTGGAACCCTTGGCGACCTTTCAACTTCCGGCAAAACACCTTGGGCAACAATAGCTGCTTATTGTTACACCGACATTAATAATAACGGTGAGAATTCAACGGTAATTCAAACAAGCGAGCGACCTGCTCAATTTTTTCTTAGAAAGCTTGCTAACAAAATTGACTTACAAAAGGTTCAGCAACAAAAAGACTCAGAACTAGCTAAAAAAGAAAAGCCTGAAGCCAAGAAATTTAACGAGAGAGACCTTCATTCTCTCCTAGTAGCTTATGCTTTTGGTAATAGTCATTTTAAGGCCAACTTAAAGACTGTTTTTCACGAGAATTCTACGAAAGCGACTAAGGGACAAAATGAATGGTTACATCCTGATCTTGTTGGAGTTTATTTCCCTTTTCGCGACTTCAAGTCTGAAACACTTGAAATACAAAATCATCTTTCAATTACATCAATAAAACTATTTTCTTTTGAGCTAAAAATTTCTCTGAGCTTCGGAAACCTCCGACAATCATACTTTCAGGCTGTTTCAAATTCAAGTTGGGCAAATGAAGGTTATCTGGTGACATTAAATATTGATGATGATCCCACTTTTAAAGATGAAGTAAGAAGACTAAACAATGCCTTTGGCATAGGGATAATTAAACTAAATCCTGAGAATATTTTTGAAAGTGAAATTTTATTTCCGTCAAGAATAAATCAGGAAATTGACTGGGATACAGTAAATCGATTAGCTAACGAAAATTCGGATTTCAGTGACTTTCTTAAATTAATCACAGAAGACTGTAAGCTTGGAAAAGTGAAAAGCCAGTATGACAAGGTTTTAAAAATGGAAGAATTAATGAAATATGTTAAAGACAAAGGGATTAACAACACAAAATAACAGGCATTTGAATAAATGCAGGTGAAGTGGCTTATTCAACCAAAATGTTACTCTATGGCTTTTGAAAAAGCTTACAGGCATTCGGTTCTGCATCAGCTGCTAAGCAAAGCAATCTATTGACATACAAAGCTAAAATCACAAAAGTTTAGAGCTATTGTCCCGGTCAATTTCCATAAAAAATTCAGCTTTCACTCCTCCGGTTTTCCTTCGATTTGGAGAATCAGGTCTTCCTGCTGACGGATGCGTTCACGCAATATAGAGATGTAGGTTTGATTGAGTGAGTCGGGGAAAATCCTGAAGGATTCTTCAGCCCAAACAAGCGCCGGATCGAGTAAACCTTCCATTTCGGCAGCAAGAGCAAGGTTGAAGGCAGCTCTTGCTTTTTTTGTCCGGTCCGAACTTTCTAAAGTAGTTTTCCAGTTTAATGCTGCATCAGTCCAGTTGCCTTCTTCAACCTGCGTATAGCCCCTGCGTATATGCCTGTCCCCGGCTTTAAATATGATGCGCTGAGTTTGCACAAAGTGAGGGGATATCCTGGCGCCGAAAGAAAAGGCAGATTCTTCGGCGGCAGTTTTGAGTAAATCACGGCCAGTTAAATAAAGTCCCTCTTCACTTGTTCCCCAGAAACCCTCAATCCTGTAATAAAGGGTATCATTAATCAGTTTCTGGTCCACTAACCTTGAAGAAAATGGATGAATAAAAAGCCAGCGACTGGTAAGAAATATTGTATAGAGACTATAATACCCCCCAAAAATGCTGGTATAAACCGAGTAATCAATCTTTTTGTCCATTGAACTGAGCAGAATGAGGGCATCAGCTTCATTTTCAATGCACAACGTTTTAATATTTTCGATATGACCGGTGGTAAAATCATCCGGAATTCCTGGAAGAGGAAATCCCAAACTATCGACGGTGACTGCAGAAAACCGGTTGTTGTAGTTAAGCATTCCCGCCAGGTTTTCAACAGCAGCGCGCGCATAAGCCGTGTCATAATACACCGTATCAAAATAGTCGGTGCCATAAATTTCATAAAGGGTATTTTTATTGCCCTCGTTTTCGCTCATATTATTTGCAATAAGCACCTTTTGAATGGACTGAGGAACAATGATTTTAGCCGGTTCCAAAACCTCAATATTGAAAACTTCATAGGTTTTACAGGAAATCATTACCAGGAGCAAACTCGCTAAGAATGCAACTTTAATAGTGATTCTCCACTGATTGACCTTGGTCCGGATGGTATTCATTGCTGCTGGTCAATAAGTTGATTAACGTGGTTTCCGTTCAATCACCGGAACCCATTCATACGCCCCAAGGTCAGGGGTTTTGGTTCTGTCTTCACCCTGGATGTCAACCGGAACTGTAATGGCTATCTCCGGGCTTCCTATGTTTCGGGCAGGCGAGAGGCTGTCGAGTTGCAGGTCGTTTTCCTGGTAATTAACAAATACAGGATCTTCGTTTTTGAGGGAGTTAATGTATATGGCAGGGTCTGAAATGTCCATTTCGGTTTTTAGCAGACAATGATCGAATTTTACAAGAAAATCTTCCCCCTGACTGTCCATAACCACTTCTTCCCGCTGGTTTCCGTAAATAATGCTGTTGGCAAAGTTGGAATTGAAAGGAAATATAACCGGCTGGTTGTCCTGGTTTATATAGTAATTATTGAGATAGACCGACGGCGTGTTGCGGATGCTGTAGTTCCAGTAATTACCAATGGTCGTGTGCCTGAAGTCATAGGAACCCCCAAGGGTCAGCGCCACGGCATATTGCCCGCAGTTTGTGATTACACAATTCTGAGCTGCTATGAGGTAGAACCGTGAAAGTATCCCTGCACCGGACATGTTTTCAATCATCGTATTGTTCAGGTAGAGTTGATTGCCCATAAACTCTTGCAGGGTTTCCACCTGCAATCCGATAAATCCATTCCTGATGATTGCATAATTGATCACATTGTCCACGGCGCCTTCATTAATCCAAATTCTGTCCCACTGTCCCGGCAGATATTGATAAAAACCATCCATGCGGTCGCTTTGAAAATAGACCGGCTCTTCCAATGTTCCGAGTACTTTAAGTGAGCCGCCTTTGTAAATCCACAATCCGGAACCTGAGTGAAAATGAACTTTTGTTCCCGCCTCAATAGTCAGGCTACCGGTCGAGTCAACCACAGCATAGCCATAAACGACGATTGGAAGGTCATTGGCCCAGGTTGTATCTGCACCTTCGCCTGCAACAATTTTGTATTTCGGAAGCCCCGGCCGCTCAGTATCCCAAAGAATGAATCTTGCATTTTGTCCCCAGGCGACCAGGTCAACATCCTGAACATTACCATTGGTTTCAAATACGATAGAATCGCTAACAATGAAAGGGAGCGTAGCATCGGAAGGGTCAATGGTGACCCTGGCGAAGAGGAAAAGACTATCATTCCCGGCGATTTCCACATCGTTGAATTGCATTCCCGACTGACCATCCACATTGATCGAATATCGGGAATCAGCTCCATTTGCCAGTTTAATGGAAGAAATTTTTATTCGCTCTTTTGACGTATTGTACACCCTGATTTGTTGGGTTATCGAACCAACGGTGACAAAAACAGTGTCGAAAATAATGGTATCGGAAGAGAAGGCCAGTTTCACCGATGGACTGGTATTAAAATCTTCATCCTTCTGGCAGGCTGTATTGATCAGAACCAGCGCAAGGAATAGAACAACCAGGTAGTTAAAATGCCGCAATGCCATTGGAAAAAGGCTATTAATTTTTCAAAGTCAAAATTACCTCACCACTTACGTTTTTTTTGGTTGTTTATTGTCAAAAGAGGAATTCAACCGGTCTCCGATTTACTTTTTACTGTTGAAAATGATCAATCCGTAAATCACCAGATTGACCACGATCACCAAAGTTCCCAAAATGATTTGTAGTTCACGGGTAAACGCATCAGGATAAATAACCGGAACAAGGTAATGCTCAACAAAACCGCCCTCAAAGCCTGAACTTCCTTCCAGGTGACGGAAATGATTTTCGAGGGGTGTGAGGGGGCAGTACCAGCCCATCAACTCAATGAGCACTCCCCAGGCAGCAGCGGGCAGATGCAACAGCGCAATCCATCGCTTTTTCATGACAAGCAATCCGCCTGCAACCACAAATGCAACAAAAAGCAGGTGAATAACCAGTATCAGATCGGCAAGAATTTGATAAATCATGGCAATAAAAACAGGAATAATCATTTAATATTACCTTTGCGACTGTTTAAAGAACTAAAAACCAATATGCCGGTAAAAAGCAACGTATTAAAAACCAACAAGCTGAAGGAGCCCCCCCCGGGTCAGAAAAGGAGAAAGAAGAGTACTCCGGTGAAATCCAGGAAACGGTTTTTTAACAGACGCCAGGTTCAACAAGTTTTTGGCCTGTTCATTATCCTTCTTTCCATTTTCCTTGGAATTGCCTATGGCTCTTACCTGGATACATGGAAACCCGAAGACACGGTTTTCAATATGAAGGTTTGGGACATTCTAACGTCAGGCAATGTTACAGTTCATAACCTGATGGGTAAGCTTGGAGCCGTGAGTGCCTATTATTCGATAAAAAAAGGCTTTGGTGTCGCCGCTTATCTTTTTCTTTTCTTTTTTCTGATGGCCGGGATTAAATTGTTGTTACCAAAATCAAATGCTCCCGTATGGAAAACATTTCAGATTGTACTCATTGGAATACTGTGGTTTCCGGCCACTTTTGCCTATGTTATGCCCAATGTGATGGATGGGATTTTCCCGGGTACTTTCGGCATTTTTGTCGAAAACTGGCTGGTGAATTACCTGGGAAAACCCGGCACCGGATTGATCCTCTTTTTTGTGCTCATCGTATTTCTTATTGTTATAGGCTTCTTTACCTTGTTTAATTTCAAAATCCCTTCTTTTAAATTATTTGGCCGGAACGGAAAAAATGGGAAGGAAAAGAATGGAAACGGCAAGCAGCGCAGGGAAGATAAATACAATGTTGAAGAGTATGCAGTTGATGAGGAGGATGAAGATGATGATGATGAAAATGAGAAGATAAGGAAGGACAAAGGGATAAACAGCATGATCGGAAAAAAAACCAATGGAACAAATAAAGTTCTCCCCAATCCTTTGCAAAAATCTGGCAGTCCGAATGTCATCGAACTTGATCCCGGAATTCCGGTGCGGGAGAGACCATTGAAAAATTCAGGATCGGTGGACTTCACCATCGAAAATCCAACAGACATTTCGGATACACAGCAGGTGAAAAAAGAAGAGCCCCCTAAACCAACTTCCACAACCATCAAATCACGTTATGGAGTGGAAAGCCTTTACGACCCGCGCCTCGACTTACCACATTACCAGTTTCCAACTTTCGATTTACTGAACGATTATGGCAGCGATAAGGTGAATGTTAGGAATGAAGAGTTGATTGCCAACAAGCAAAAAATTGTGGAAACGCTGAATCATTACAGTATTGACATCGAAAAGATCAAAGCGACCATCGGCCCGACAGTGACATTGTATGAGATCATCCCGGCGCCGGGGATACGCATATCGCGAATCCGTAACCTTGAAGACGATATTGCATTGAGTTTGTCGGCTCTCGGCATCAGGATTATCGCACCGATTCCGGGAAAAGGGACCGTTGGTATTGAAGTGCCAAATCAGAACCCTGACATCGTTTCGATGAAGTCGATTCTCGCGTCAGAGAAATTCCAGGAATCCAAAGCAGAGTTGCCTTTCGGGATGGGAAAAACTGTTTC
This window harbors:
- a CDS encoding caspase family protein, with amino-acid sequence MVQMRHSDEVNSAVFAPDGRAVVSGSADNTVKIWDTKTGYQTDTLNIRLYVSTVAVTPDGSKILVSTSRNLIVLDYESKKTLFKIPDLKSAVHIHCSADSKYAVLSCTDDVSRIVDLEAGRVVSQLYYEYVECSVFSPDMKYLVICGVNRINGGLGIPDLYDIELIRAPKKIGTLGFDNCHAVTFSPDGKYLAAGTHNGAIMIYNMKSKKKEGRKIGNHSPNKDYYVSCISFTKDGKYLISGSQDHTIKIWDPLTGNLIRTLDDFTDDINSIDISPDSKKMISTSFENVIRYWDIESGKEEQVFKSEASVVYAVDISPDEKFFIAGCGDKTVKLFDNYYGNLVRVMEGHKYLVKFACYSPDGKYILSASTDKITDDYQGDVILWDAASGQQLKYFTCSGSVNSIDFSPDSKQFLVYDFNPFVYNVLNGEQKSLNFSDLAAWMPDSKTILVAMNTSSENLRLRIMDPVSGNILKTMYDLGSGGITSLFLSHDRKFAAITSDNKLTVFNTASGKVVSTLDIDSYYARSIAFSYDASLLAVTSFKRVDFWEIATATKIRSIGLHQNFVESIKLSKDGKTMLTGSQDGTIRKTNLTNDRSIAFIGDGTGKEWIMFDNDGFWDASTRVGSLATLNIPGKIAGVDQFAAWTNRPDKIFEKFGLRDQELITHYKNQYLKRLKRQGLNESQQTDLSDIPVTEINEMTQNGKNVTLTFSFTDNSNAITSYNIFMNDVPVFGAKGKLLADNRTAIVEVVELTAGENKIEVSCTNSRGIESYRALTSAKYEGEVAKNLYFIGFGVSRYQFSELNLKYADKDATDLEKVMQGMKGKGFENVFTMTLLNEDVTPAAIKKAKEFVQNAKPDDTFVLFIAGHGMHDKDADATYYYLTSNADLNNLKNTAADFETIEDLLQGIPPRNKLFLMDACESGEMDEEFQTSQIAQADLKWMQSRGMKRIETKSTVQPTQSSGRSYLAQKDRFIYNDLIRRSGAIVFSSSKGGELSYERSDIENGLFTEYILKAFTTDVADTDSNGLVSTSELRDYVSAQVAQSSGNLQHPTVDRDNIFQKFDFQVTK
- a CDS encoding aminopeptidase P family protein → MFKPEVYKQRRDALKAKMNRGIAFFPGNEESPMNYAANTFHYRQDSTFLYFFGLDMPGLAGVIDLDEGKDYIFGNDVEIEDIIWMGPQPLMKDNAMKVGVEHVYPHSELGNFLKKAMNQGRTIHYIPQYRPDNKILLESLTGIKIADQKERASVPLIKAIVDLRNIKDENEIAELEKAAAIGYDMHVLSMKMAKPGILEREIAGAIEGLALSGGASVSFPIILSQNGETLHNHDHSQVLQAGRLMITDAGAETTMHYASDFTRTIPVGGKFSPKQRDIYQIVLDANNAATAAIKPGVTYQSIHLLAARVIASGLKNVGLMMGDVDEAVRQGAHAMFFPHGLGHMMGLDVHDMENYGEDFVGYDEETKRIKQFGTAYLRLGRRLQKGFVLTNEPGIYFIPALIAQWKNEGKFREFINYSKAEEYIGFGGIRIEDDILVTETGSQLIGKRIPVTVEEIEATMRG
- a CDS encoding HrgA protein → MAKTTFWDVIEKTVEKVGTPLSAKEIWDKANELGTLGDLSTSGKTPWATIAAYCYTDINNNGENSTVIQTSERPAQFFLRKLANKIDLQKVQQQKDSELAKKEKPEAKKFNERDLHSLLVAYAFGNSHFKANLKTVFHENSTKATKGQNEWLHPDLVGVYFPFRDFKSETLEIQNHLSITSIKLFSFELKISLSFGNLRQSYFQAVSNSSWANEGYLVTLNIDDDPTFKDEVRRLNNAFGIGIIKLNPENIFESEILFPSRINQEIDWDTVNRLANENSDFSDFLKLITEDCKLGKVKSQYDKVLKMEELMKYVKDKGINNTK
- a CDS encoding tetratricopeptide repeat protein gives rise to the protein MEPAKIIVPQSIQKVLIANNMSENEGNKNTLYEIYGTDYFDTVYYDTAYARAAVENLAGMLNYNNRFSAVTVDSLGFPLPGIPDDFTTGHIENIKTLCIENEADALILLSSMDKKIDYSVYTSIFGGYYSLYTIFLTSRWLFIHPFSSRLVDQKLINDTLYYRIEGFWGTSEEGLYLTGRDLLKTAAEESAFSFGARISPHFVQTQRIIFKAGDRHIRRGYTQVEEGNWTDAALNWKTTLESSDRTKKARAAFNLALAAEMEGLLDPALVWAEESFRIFPDSLNQTYISILRERIRQQEDLILQIEGKPEE
- a CDS encoding DUF2784 domain-containing protein, with the translated sequence MIYQILADLILVIHLLFVAFVVAGGLLVMKKRWIALLHLPAAAWGVLIELMGWYCPLTPLENHFRHLEGSSGFEGGFVEHYLVPVIYPDAFTRELQIILGTLVIVVNLVIYGLIIFNSKK
- a CDS encoding DNA translocase FtsK 4TM domain-containing protein, whose protein sequence is MPVKSNVLKTNKLKEPPPGQKRRKKSTPVKSRKRFFNRRQVQQVFGLFIILLSIFLGIAYGSYLDTWKPEDTVFNMKVWDILTSGNVTVHNLMGKLGAVSAYYSIKKGFGVAAYLFLFFFLMAGIKLLLPKSNAPVWKTFQIVLIGILWFPATFAYVMPNVMDGIFPGTFGIFVENWLVNYLGKPGTGLILFFVLIVFLIVIGFFTLFNFKIPSFKLFGRNGKNGKEKNGNGKQRREDKYNVEEYAVDEEDEDDDDENEKIRKDKGINSMIGKKTNGTNKVLPNPLQKSGSPNVIELDPGIPVRERPLKNSGSVDFTIENPTDISDTQQVKKEEPPKPTSTTIKSRYGVESLYDPRLDLPHYQFPTFDLLNDYGSDKVNVRNEELIANKQKIVETLNHYSIDIEKIKATIGPTVTLYEIIPAPGIRISRIRNLEDDIALSLSALGIRIIAPIPGKGTVGIEVPNQNPDIVSMKSILASEKFQESKAELPFGMGKTVSNEVFIADLTKMPHILMAGATGQGKSVGLNAVITSLLYKKHPAELKFVMVDPKKVELTLFSKIERHYLAKLPDSEEAIITDTRKVVRTLNSLGIEMDTRYELLKDAQVRNIKEYNSKFLERKLNPTEGHHFMPYIVLVIDEFADLIMTAGKEIEIPLTRLAQLARAVGIHLIIATQRPSVNIITGSIKANFPARVAFRVISKVDSRTILDSPGADQLIGRGDMLLSTGSDLIRLQCAFIDTPEIDRLTEFIGSQRAYPDAYHLPEFSDEQDEHITEFDPSEKDQLFEDSARILVQTQQGSTSLLQRKLKIGYNRAGRIIDQLEGAGIVGPFEGSKAREVLIKTELDLEQFLKNMDNNFNGK